A genomic window from Lactobacillus sp. ESL0677 includes:
- a CDS encoding NAD-dependent succinate-semialdehyde dehydrogenase, translated as MAKYQSVNPYTNEKFAEYDNPTATQIDEAINLAHALYKKWQHESPESRATILHQVADSLRKHEDEMAEMMTHEMGKMIHESKEEVEICISICEYYAEKGPEMLKPQPIESQLGRACYLKQATGVIMACEPWNFPLYQIIRVFAPNFIVGNPMLLKHAHNVPGSAALAAKIVKEGGAPEGSFINLYPTYDQLDDIIADPRISGVALTGSERGGSSVAANAGKNLKKSTMELGGNDPFIILDDADPELLKQVLCTARTYNGGQVCTSSKRIIVVKSRYDEVLHELKNVFSNLKPGDPMKDATTLPPMNSVSSRDKLTKQVKTAVDAGAKVFYQYPEIKSDGAFFSPVILTDIDKKNPAFDEEMFGPVAMVYKVEDEDEAIALANDSSYGLGSSIISSDVDHAQKLAAQIESGMTVINGTWITSGELPFGGVKNSGYGRELSDLGMMAFVNEHLVIDVSHK; from the coding sequence ATGGCTAAATATCAATCAGTCAACCCATATACCAATGAAAAGTTTGCCGAATACGACAACCCAACAGCCACTCAAATTGACGAAGCAATTAATCTTGCCCATGCGTTATACAAGAAGTGGCAACACGAAAGCCCTGAAAGTCGTGCCACGATTTTGCACCAAGTTGCAGATAGCTTGCGCAAACACGAAGACGAAATGGCCGAAATGATGACCCATGAAATGGGTAAAATGATTCACGAATCCAAAGAAGAAGTTGAAATTTGTATTTCGATTTGTGAATATTACGCTGAAAAAGGTCCAGAGATGTTAAAGCCACAACCAATTGAATCGCAACTTGGCCGTGCTTGCTACTTGAAGCAAGCTACTGGTGTGATTATGGCTTGCGAGCCGTGGAACTTCCCACTTTACCAAATTATCCGGGTCTTTGCTCCAAACTTCATCGTTGGTAACCCAATGCTATTGAAGCACGCCCACAATGTTCCTGGTTCTGCCGCTTTAGCTGCTAAAATCGTTAAAGAAGGTGGCGCACCTGAAGGCAGCTTTATCAACCTTTACCCCACTTACGACCAATTAGACGACATCATTGCTGATCCACGGATTTCCGGTGTTGCCCTGACTGGTTCGGAACGTGGTGGCTCTTCAGTTGCTGCTAATGCTGGTAAGAATTTGAAAAAGTCAACAATGGAACTCGGCGGCAATGACCCGTTCATCATTTTGGACGATGCTGATCCAGAACTTTTAAAACAAGTATTGTGCACTGCCAGAACTTACAATGGCGGTCAAGTATGTACCTCATCCAAACGGATTATTGTCGTTAAATCTCGTTATGACGAAGTTTTACACGAACTAAAGAACGTCTTTTCTAACTTAAAACCAGGCGATCCAATGAAGGACGCAACCACCTTGCCGCCAATGAACTCAGTCAGCTCAAGAGATAAGCTGACTAAGCAAGTTAAGACCGCAGTTGATGCTGGTGCGAAAGTCTTTTATCAATATCCAGAAATCAAGTCTGATGGCGCCTTCTTTAGTCCCGTAATCTTAACTGATATTGACAAGAAGAACCCAGCATTTGACGAAGAAATGTTTGGCCCAGTTGCAATGGTCTACAAGGTAGAAGATGAAGACGAAGCAATTGCTCTTGCTAATGATTCAAGTTATGGCCTTGGCTCGTCAATCATCAGTTCTGATGTTGACCACGCCCAAAAATTAGCTGCTCAAATTGAAAGTGGCATGACTGTAATTAATGGTACTTGGATTACTTCAGGTGAATTACCATTCGGTGGGGTTAAGAATTCGGGATACGGCCGCGAGTTGAGCGACTTAGGTATGATGGCCTTTGTCAATGAACACCTTGTAATCGATGTTTCCCACAAGTAA
- the serS gene encoding serine--tRNA ligase, with protein sequence MLDIKVIRENLDWAKKKLATRGIEPEQLDELIKIDRERRESLSKTEQLKAKRNDVSKEIAEAKRNKEDTSSVIAEMREVGSEIKELDNNVSELTDKQNYILLRLPNFPDDSDPIGPDESYNQEVRKWSEPTKLDFKPKAHWDLGTDLDILDWDRGAKVSGARFVYYKGAGALLERAVFNFFLDENTKAGYTEIIPPYLVNDASMQGTGQFPKFHEDVYTIVDNDDPDKPRDLTLIPTAEVPLVNYFRDEIIHEDRLPINVTALSPAFRSEAGSAGRDTRGLIRMHEFRKVEMVKVCKPEESWQELDNLTANAEHLLQKLNLPYHVVALSTGDASFTSAKTYDLEVWMPAQDKYREISSCSNCTDFQARRAQIRYRGEDGKLHLAHTLNGSGLAVGRTVAAILENYQNEDGTVTVPEALVPYMNGMTKITKEQSLI encoded by the coding sequence ATGTTAGATATTAAGGTGATTCGTGAGAATCTCGATTGGGCAAAGAAAAAACTTGCTACGCGTGGGATTGAGCCGGAGCAGTTAGATGAATTAATTAAGATTGATAGGGAGCGCCGTGAAAGCTTAAGTAAGACTGAGCAATTGAAGGCCAAGCGTAACGATGTTTCTAAAGAAATCGCTGAGGCTAAACGGAATAAGGAAGATACTTCAAGCGTAATCGCTGAAATGCGCGAAGTTGGTAGTGAAATTAAGGAGTTGGACAATAACGTTAGTGAGTTAACTGACAAACAAAATTACATTTTGTTGCGGTTGCCGAACTTCCCTGATGATTCTGATCCAATTGGTCCTGATGAAAGTTACAACCAAGAGGTACGTAAGTGGAGCGAACCAACAAAATTAGACTTCAAGCCTAAAGCTCACTGGGATTTGGGAACTGACCTCGATATTTTAGACTGGGATCGCGGCGCTAAAGTTTCTGGTGCGCGTTTTGTTTACTATAAAGGTGCAGGTGCACTTTTGGAACGGGCAGTATTCAACTTCTTCTTAGATGAAAACACGAAGGCTGGCTATACGGAAATTATCCCACCATACTTGGTAAATGACGCTTCAATGCAAGGAACCGGACAATTTCCGAAGTTCCACGAAGATGTTTATACTATAGTAGATAATGATGATCCGGATAAGCCACGTGACCTAACTTTAATTCCAACTGCTGAAGTGCCACTAGTTAATTACTTCCGCGATGAAATTATTCATGAAGACAGATTGCCAATTAACGTAACTGCACTATCACCAGCTTTCAGAAGTGAAGCAGGTTCTGCTGGACGCGATACCCGTGGTCTAATCAGAATGCATGAATTCAGAAAAGTTGAAATGGTCAAGGTATGTAAGCCTGAAGAGTCATGGCAAGAATTGGATAATTTGACGGCCAACGCTGAACACTTACTGCAGAAACTGAATTTGCCGTATCACGTTGTTGCATTATCAACTGGGGATGCCAGCTTCACCAGTGCTAAGACTTACGATTTGGAAGTTTGGATGCCGGCTCAAGATAAGTACCGTGAAATTTCTTCATGTTCTAACTGTACTGACTTCCAGGCACGCCGTGCGCAAATTCGTTATCGTGGTGAAGACGGTAAGCTGCATTTAGCTCATACTTTGAACGGTTCTGGTTTAGCAGTTGGTCGGACAGTTGCCGCTATTTTGGAAAACTACCAAAATGAAGATGGAACAGTGACAGTTCCTGAAGCATTAGTACCATATATGAACGGAATGACAAAAATTACTAAAGAACAAAGTTTAATTTAA
- a CDS encoding DUF956 family protein, producing the protein MVKSSNTKVTLTINATWFRGIATYGKVMVGDKAFEFYNDRNLNDYVQIPWVEITYVVADVHFHGRYLPRFEIRTRKNGTFIFSTRDNKKALRAIRNYVPSSNLRQALGLWQKLKRRLKS; encoded by the coding sequence ATGGTTAAGTCAAGCAATACCAAAGTCACTTTGACAATTAATGCTACGTGGTTTCGCGGCATTGCGACCTATGGCAAAGTGATGGTGGGCGATAAGGCGTTTGAGTTTTATAATGATCGAAATTTGAATGATTACGTACAAATTCCGTGGGTAGAGATTACGTATGTGGTTGCTGATGTCCATTTTCATGGTCGCTATCTTCCACGGTTTGAAATTCGCACGCGTAAGAATGGCACGTTTATCTTCTCAACTCGTGATAATAAAAAAGCGTTGCGTGCAATTCGCAATTATGTGCCAAGCAGCAACTTGCGGCAGGCGTTAGGCTTGTGGCAAAAGCTGAAAAGGCGACTTAAATCATAG
- a CDS encoding TVP38/TMEM64 family protein has translation MHLSPKASRRLINILTVVSGIIIILLCIYWYRMGIFTSQAKMRAYLANKKIIGPVIFVLIQTTQVVFPIVPGGVSLLGGVVFFGPVAGFIYNYIGVCIGSIIDFFLARYYGRPFILHIVSEKTLDKYMKWTKNQRKFNWFFAICIIAPMAPDDVLCMLAGLTDMKFWTYFWIIILGKPWTIAAYSFALMFGMDWLLKLVGNK, from the coding sequence ATGCACTTGTCACCAAAAGCTAGTCGGCGGTTAATCAATATTTTGACCGTTGTTAGTGGGATTATTATCATCTTACTGTGTATCTATTGGTATCGTATGGGGATTTTTACTAGTCAGGCGAAGATGCGCGCATATCTGGCTAATAAAAAAATCATCGGGCCAGTTATTTTTGTGCTGATTCAGACAACGCAGGTTGTGTTCCCAATTGTTCCAGGTGGGGTGTCGCTGCTTGGCGGGGTGGTGTTCTTTGGACCAGTAGCCGGCTTTATCTATAATTATATCGGCGTCTGCATCGGTTCGATTATCGACTTTTTTTTGGCGCGGTATTATGGGCGGCCGTTTATTTTGCACATTGTTTCTGAAAAGACACTGGATAAATATATGAAGTGGACGAAAAATCAGCGCAAGTTTAACTGGTTTTTTGCGATTTGTATTATTGCGCCGATGGCACCAGATGACGTGTTGTGTATGCTGGCGGGATTAACGGATATGAAATTCTGGACGTACTTTTGGATCATCATTTTGGGTAAGCCGTGGACAATTGCAGCGTACAGTTTTGCCCTAATGTTTGGGATGGATTGGCTGCTCAAACTTGTTGGCAATAAGTAA
- a CDS encoding PTS system mannose/fructose/sorbose family transporter subunit IID, translating to MADQKIKLTKADRFKVMWHSQFLQASWNYERMQNGGFAYSLIPALRKLYPKKEDMAEALQRHLVFFNVHPYLVSPIIGVTLALEEDKANGAEVEDEAIQGVKVGMMGPLAGVGDPVFWYTVRPIVGALGASMAIQGNILGPILFFVIWNVIRLVFMWYTQEFGYRAGSAITNDMSGGLLQKVTRGASMMGMFVLGSLIERWVNITFTPVVSRTPVQKGGYIDWNSLPAGAKGIQQALISQSNGLSLTKFKTTTLQNNLDSLIPGLAGLLLTFLCMWLLKKKVSPIVIIIGIFIVGVVLHVLHVL from the coding sequence ATGGCTGATCAAAAAATCAAATTAACAAAAGCCGACCGCTTCAAGGTTATGTGGCATTCACAATTTTTGCAGGCATCATGGAACTATGAAAGAATGCAAAACGGTGGTTTTGCCTACTCACTAATTCCAGCATTGAGAAAGTTATATCCGAAAAAAGAGGATATGGCAGAAGCTTTGCAACGTCACTTGGTGTTCTTTAATGTTCACCCGTACTTAGTTTCACCAATTATCGGAGTTACATTAGCTTTAGAAGAAGATAAGGCTAATGGCGCTGAGGTTGAAGATGAAGCTATCCAAGGGGTCAAGGTTGGTATGATGGGACCTTTGGCCGGCGTTGGTGACCCAGTATTTTGGTACACAGTACGGCCAATTGTTGGTGCCCTTGGTGCATCAATGGCAATTCAAGGTAATATCTTAGGGCCAATTTTGTTCTTTGTTATTTGGAACGTAATCAGATTGGTATTTATGTGGTACACACAGGAGTTTGGTTATCGAGCAGGTTCTGCGATTACTAATGATATGTCCGGTGGTTTACTGCAAAAAGTTACCCGTGGTGCCTCAATGATGGGAATGTTCGTCCTAGGTTCATTAATTGAACGTTGGGTAAACATTACATTTACTCCAGTTGTTTCAAGGACACCAGTTCAAAAAGGTGGCTACATTGACTGGAATTCACTACCAGCTGGTGCTAAAGGAATTCAACAAGCTTTAATCAGTCAGAGTAATGGTTTGTCGCTGACCAAATTCAAGACGACGACACTGCAGAATAACCTTGACAGCTTAATTCCAGGCTTAGCTGGGTTATTGCTGACATTCCTTTGCATGTGGCTGCTCAAGAAGAAGGTATCACCAATTGTAATTATTATCGGTATCTTCATCGTTGGTGTTGTTCTCCACGTATTGCACGTTCTTTAA
- a CDS encoding zinc ribbon domain-containing protein — protein sequence MTTCPNCGKAITDDDQLCPNCHFNLQKYRQTFFTDRHEEVNYEDQKMGKKIASREAYRQEFYPDKQNSTIKKMLEWIRANSMIVFLVGIMLLIIMSFSRGLGWISFFLLFFWLYVVCLRRGKIERYTVDRRLTEKVNQLGSNMFNRVEDHSQKVWSRSKTTPDGTDEVEEETVTVKKHFNYIQLSVVMTALISLIVLFTGSGASVSDITYTGKMSITRVALSLAGQLFGSSSTLLQGVLMCVIWLLLVIFPIIIMYQALQSTKKGNWLAFIFSLIETAFLIYLVFRLSSTTRANTGLFHGLTSQLLMYAVSVGASTYFLILASLMTTVLAGVNLFRKHS from the coding sequence ATGACTACTTGTCCAAATTGCGGCAAAGCAATCACCGATGACGACCAACTGTGCCCAAACTGTCACTTTAATTTGCAAAAATATCGGCAGACGTTTTTTACAGATAGGCATGAAGAGGTAAATTATGAAGACCAAAAGATGGGCAAGAAAATTGCCAGTCGCGAGGCTTACCGGCAGGAGTTTTATCCTGATAAGCAAAATTCAACGATTAAAAAGATGCTAGAATGGATTCGAGCTAACAGTATGATTGTGTTTTTAGTAGGGATTATGTTACTAATTATCATGAGTTTTTCGCGTGGGTTAGGCTGGATTAGCTTTTTCCTGCTGTTCTTCTGGTTGTATGTTGTTTGCTTGCGGCGAGGCAAAATTGAACGCTATACTGTTGACCGGCGCTTAACAGAGAAGGTTAATCAGCTTGGCTCAAATATGTTTAATAGGGTTGAGGATCACAGCCAAAAAGTTTGGTCGCGGTCAAAAACTACGCCGGATGGTACAGATGAAGTTGAAGAAGAAACAGTTACCGTTAAGAAGCACTTTAATTACATTCAACTGTCAGTAGTAATGACGGCGCTAATTAGTTTAATAGTCCTGTTCACGGGCTCTGGAGCGTCTGTTTCCGACATTACTTATACTGGTAAGATGTCGATTACGCGAGTGGCATTGAGCCTAGCCGGACAATTGTTTGGCTCTAGCTCAACGCTTTTGCAAGGGGTCTTGATGTGTGTGATCTGGCTACTGCTAGTGATTTTTCCCATCATAATCATGTATCAGGCTTTACAAAGTACGAAAAAGGGTAACTGGCTCGCCTTTATTTTCTCCCTAATAGAAACCGCGTTTTTGATTTATCTTGTCTTTAGATTATCGAGCACTACGCGCGCCAATACAGGCTTATTCCACGGTCTGACCAGTCAACTATTAATGTACGCTGTATCGGTTGGCGCCTCAACATACTTTCTGATTCTAGCCAGTTTAATGACAACTGTGCTTGCTGGAGTTAACTTATTTAGAAAACATTCTTAA
- a CDS encoding cytidine deaminase, with protein MDIWNQLYKAAAKEYRPGDVSPFVYARSVVCALEAEDGQIFVGVCIESCSGVLNLCAERVAALNMYVATGQTYIKRIIAFRDKPPFGGSSGMPCGACREFLMQLDARNKDTEFMVDYASRQTITLAKLIPNWWGTDRTTMQN; from the coding sequence ATGGATATTTGGAACCAATTATATAAGGCAGCTGCCAAGGAATACCGTCCTGGCGATGTCTCACCTTTCGTTTACGCCCGCAGCGTTGTTTGTGCTTTAGAGGCAGAAGATGGGCAAATTTTTGTTGGTGTTTGCATTGAAAGTTGCTCAGGCGTTTTAAATTTATGCGCTGAACGGGTTGCTGCTCTAAACATGTATGTGGCAACGGGCCAAACTTACATCAAGCGCATTATCGCCTTTCGCGACAAGCCACCATTTGGCGGCAGTTCTGGTATGCCTTGCGGCGCCTGCCGCGAATTTCTCATGCAATTAGACGCACGTAATAAAGACACCGAATTTATGGTAGATTACGCATCAAGGCAAACAATCACTTTAGCTAAATTAATTCCTAATTGGTGGGGAACAGACCGCACAACGATGCAAAATTAA
- a CDS encoding PTS mannose/fructose/sorbose transporter subunit IIC, with the protein MNAIQMVLVVLVAFLAGMEGILDQWEFHQPLVACTLIGLVTGHLDLGIILGGQLQMIALGWANIGAAVAPDAALASVASAIILVQSGQGTKGIGMATGIAMPLAVAGLFLTMIVRTISTGIVHIMDADAKKANWRKINMWQWIDVCLQGLRIAIPAALLLAIPASTVQYWLGLMPTWLSDGMSIGGAMVVAVGYAMVINMMASREVWPFFAIGFALAAIKDLTLIALGAIGLAMAVMYLALESKGGNGNSGSDNDGTGDPLGDIIDDY; encoded by the coding sequence ATGAACGCTATACAAATGGTTTTAGTTGTTCTGGTTGCTTTCCTTGCAGGTATGGAAGGTATCTTGGATCAATGGGAATTTCATCAACCGCTGGTTGCATGTACATTAATTGGTTTAGTTACCGGACACCTAGATTTAGGAATCATTTTGGGTGGTCAATTACAAATGATTGCCCTAGGTTGGGCTAATATTGGTGCCGCAGTTGCACCCGATGCAGCTTTAGCATCAGTAGCTTCAGCAATTATTCTCGTTCAAAGTGGTCAAGGTACCAAAGGTATTGGGATGGCAACAGGAATTGCGATGCCTTTGGCTGTTGCTGGTTTGTTCTTAACAATGATTGTGCGGACAATTTCAACTGGTATTGTTCACATTATGGATGCCGATGCTAAAAAGGCAAATTGGCGTAAAATCAATATGTGGCAATGGATTGATGTTTGCTTGCAAGGATTAAGAATTGCAATTCCAGCTGCATTATTGCTGGCTATTCCAGCATCAACTGTTCAATATTGGCTAGGACTTATGCCGACTTGGTTAAGTGATGGTATGTCAATTGGTGGTGCGATGGTTGTAGCTGTTGGTTATGCAATGGTTATTAACATGATGGCTAGCCGTGAAGTTTGGCCATTCTTTGCAATTGGTTTTGCATTGGCAGCAATTAAAGATTTAACATTGATTGCCTTGGGTGCAATTGGTCTTGCCATGGCTGTTATGTACTTAGCTCTTGAATCAAAGGGTGGCAATGGCAATTCTGGTTCAGATAATGACGGTACCGGCGATCCGCTCGGCGATATCATTGACGATTATTAA
- a CDS encoding mannose/fructose/sorbose PTS transporter subunit IIA, whose protein sequence is MVGILLASHGGFADGIAQSAQMLFGEQENFAHVTLSPDEGPEDIHGKMEQAIASFSDQNEVLMLVDLWGGTPFNQANALLEDHSNWAIVAGMNLPMVVEALTQRLTNPDATAQQVATAIIATARDGIKTKPVDLMPQEDTAVAESAAPSNKSQKSIPAGTVIGDGHLKIVLARIDSRLLHGQVATGWIPTMHPDRVIVVSDSVAKDEMRKNMIREAAPAGVKAHTVPLDKMIEIAKDPRFGNTHALLLFENPEDVLTVIKAGVDIKTVNVGSMSYSVGDVNANNVLSMNQQDVDTFHELEKMGIEYDVRKVPTDKSGNMDAILNKAQSLLDEQKK, encoded by the coding sequence ATGGTAGGAATTTTACTTGCCAGCCATGGTGGGTTTGCAGATGGGATTGCTCAATCAGCTCAGATGTTATTTGGCGAACAAGAAAATTTTGCTCATGTAACTTTGTCCCCTGATGAGGGACCGGAGGATATTCATGGCAAAATGGAACAAGCAATAGCCTCATTTTCTGATCAAAATGAGGTTTTGATGTTAGTAGATCTTTGGGGTGGAACGCCATTTAATCAGGCTAATGCTTTGCTTGAAGATCATTCAAATTGGGCAATTGTTGCTGGTATGAACTTACCAATGGTTGTTGAAGCTTTAACGCAAAGATTGACAAATCCTGATGCTACTGCTCAACAAGTTGCCACAGCAATTATTGCCACAGCTCGTGACGGCATTAAGACTAAACCAGTTGATTTAATGCCGCAAGAAGATACAGCAGTTGCTGAGTCAGCTGCACCTTCTAATAAGTCGCAGAAATCAATTCCAGCTGGTACAGTAATTGGTGATGGCCATCTTAAAATTGTGTTAGCCCGGATTGATTCACGGCTATTGCATGGCCAAGTTGCTACTGGTTGGATTCCGACAATGCATCCTGACCGGGTAATTGTTGTATCTGATAGTGTTGCTAAGGATGAAATGCGTAAAAATATGATTCGTGAAGCAGCACCTGCTGGTGTCAAGGCTCATACGGTTCCGCTTGACAAGATGATCGAGATTGCTAAGGATCCACGTTTTGGTAATACCCATGCATTATTATTGTTTGAAAATCCGGAGGATGTTCTGACTGTAATTAAAGCTGGTGTTGATATTAAAACTGTTAATGTTGGTTCGATGTCATATTCAGTTGGTGACGTTAATGCCAACAATGTTTTATCAATGAACCAACAGGATGTTGATACTTTCCATGAACTTGAAAAAATGGGCATTGAGTATGATGTTCGTAAAGTTCCGACCGATAAATCGGGCAACATGGATGCAATTTTGAATAAAGCTCAAAGTTTGCTTGATGAGCAAAAGAAATAA
- a CDS encoding alpha/beta hydrolase produces MAKIKNDIIYDEEHHLATDIYLPDTPAKATKVLIFWHGGGWIRGDKGDVKDLCLKMTEKGFTAFVPNYRLAPTNTFPAAHDDTVKFVEWLLDSDYTGSDTKGITQIGASSGGVMALYIAGKYGFPTVTWSAPVNYSAWMKEHEATKASIDARGELGLTDPKAINDSFYKYFGLAYAGSSDAATLEKLDAKSYDYSNLGHLWLINSADELSPLKYVLDFIQTLAKENHGSELTVLPGQKHAMAYANDYIDASLAYLMQMM; encoded by the coding sequence ATGGCTAAAATTAAGAACGATATCATTTATGATGAAGAACACCACTTGGCAACTGACATTTACTTACCGGATACGCCCGCAAAAGCGACTAAGGTTTTAATCTTTTGGCACGGTGGCGGTTGGATTCGTGGTGATAAAGGCGACGTTAAAGACTTATGCCTTAAAATGACAGAAAAAGGCTTCACTGCATTCGTCCCGAATTACCGTTTGGCACCAACCAATACTTTCCCAGCAGCGCACGATGATACCGTTAAATTCGTTGAATGGCTGCTTGACTCTGATTACACTGGCTCAGACACCAAGGGCATTACGCAAATCGGTGCTAGTTCCGGCGGTGTCATGGCCCTCTACATTGCCGGAAAGTACGGCTTCCCAACAGTTACTTGGTCAGCACCAGTCAACTACTCCGCTTGGATGAAAGAACACGAAGCCACTAAGGCCTCAATTGATGCTCGCGGCGAACTCGGCTTAACCGACCCTAAGGCAATTAATGATTCCTTCTATAAGTACTTTGGTTTAGCATACGCCGGTTCAAGCGATGCAGCCACTCTTGAAAAGCTGGACGCAAAATCCTATGACTACTCCAACTTGGGACACTTATGGCTAATTAATTCAGCCGATGAATTGTCACCATTAAAGTATGTCTTGGACTTCATCCAAACTTTGGCTAAAGAAAACCACGGCTCAGAGCTCACAGTTCTCCCAGGTCAAAAGCACGCAATGGCTTATGCCAATGATTACATTGATGCTTCACTTGCCTACTTAATGCAAATGATGTAA